A part of Candida albicans SC5314 chromosome 2, complete sequence genomic DNA contains:
- a CDS encoding uncharacterized protein (Putative adhesin-like protein), translated as MITDEQLNTIALTFGFASIILIIIYHAISTNVHKLEDETPSSSFTRTNTTETTVASKKKK; from the coding sequence ATGATAACtgatgaacaattgaatacCATTGCATTGACATTTGGTTTTGcttcaataatattaatcatAATATATCATGCCATATCTACTAATGTACATAAATTAGAAGATGAAACtccatcatcttcatttaCCAGAACAAATACTACTGAAACTACTGTTGCAagtaagaaaaagaagtaa
- a CDS encoding uncharacterized protein (Ortholog(s) have role in mitochondrial genome maintenance and mitochondrion localization): MIKQLLISPSCKILPTNRFIYNWYSCYSTNKPRKSIESNQKKSTTTTTFTPTPTSTSTSSSQSQSPTTDQILFEQFQKSVIKNDIKHNPNNQPFWMKRNRTIKSKHSHWNPTKKLSRSEMNKLRELKQYFPHFTTADLGKIFHISPESVRRILKSKYIPDDD, encoded by the coding sequence atgataaaacAACTATTGATATCACCAAGTTGTAAGATACTACCAACAAATagatttatatataattgGTATTCATGTTATTCTACAAATAAACCTCGAAAATCAATAGAAAGTaatcaaaagaaatcaaccaccaccaccaccttcACACCAACACCCACATCCACTTCCACTTCTTCATCACAGTCTCAATCTCCTACTACTgatcaaatattatttgaacaatttcaaaaatcggttattaaaaatgatataAAACATAATCCCAATAATCAACCATTTTGGATGAAACGAAATCGAACCATTAAATCAAAGCATAGTCATTGGAATCCAactaaaaaattatcacGACTGgaaatgaataaattacgagaattgaaacaatattTCCCACATTTTACAACTGCAGATTTAGGGAAAATTTTCCATATTTCTCCAGAATCAGTACGaagaattttgaaaagtaAATATATCCCTGATGATgattga
- a CDS encoding uncharacterized protein (Ortholog(s) have protein complex binding activity and role in ER-associated ubiquitin-dependent protein catabolic process, sporulation resulting in formation of a cellular spore), with amino-acid sequence MCSPTISHLLQVVSIGQDLNSLKFFFFVHTNYNRQFSILLLFVNDLPLNHYNPIFTTQFTMSSSSSPTINFFINYNQPLQGKKITVPKSTSINQLILQALTVYKIDPNNYEGQLYHNGKLLDGSLPIRLTNLLNNAKLNLKTIPKSNSSTNVDTTTNTGSANHHKINVKFINDDTGSSKVQKCSSGLNLIELIEKFNGDISRQSDLRIVNVIIESEKYRETTLESIVGKSNNVVVRLKYRKIDNDDNDRMVKEKQEEAIRLHIEQESIRKKKVHEQEKVEQSLKEQQQQQQQQQVQQQQQEQQDNKNVDAVEDAIIEDPKEDLPHEVSSSNERQAIQPKQENLSHPTIVQPQQYTFQEEEIKDTPQLYIPSNKQQALYENPDEDYELTLNQAKTYQNMIRDSAKRKPKSKGDKPISLPNKYQIRIKFPDASILQINFIENVHEIKFGNLIKKIDELLLPKFINIYNLKHGHPPFKTIDMSYSNNNEYLYNLPDFQQERIMLIWELQKPDLNLKGPYIKNDNLNIKQSEELPERVLERHRGELPSGTDNEKRVNTPRSNTTTTTTDNDSKSTKKPKVPKWFKMK; translated from the coding sequence ATGTGTAGTCCTACTATCAGCCATCTTCTCCAGGTCGTGTCGATTGGACAAGATCTCAATTCactcaaattttttttttttgtacaCACCAACTACAACCgtcaattttcaattcttttacTCTTCGTTAATGATTTGCCACTAAATCATTACAACCCTATTTTCACAACTCAATTCACaatgtcatcatcatcgtcacctacaatcaatttcttcattaattaCAATCAACCATTACAAGGTAAAAAAATCACAGtaccaaaatcaacatcaattaatcaattgatattacAAGCTTTAACGGTATATAAAATCGACCCTAATAATTATGAAGGACAACTTTATCATAATggaaaattattagatgGATCATTGCCTATTCGATTaaccaatttattaaataatgccaaattgaatttaaaaacCATTCCTAAACTGAACTCCTCTACAAATGTAgacaccaccaccaatactGGTAGTGCCAATCATCATAAGATTAAtgttaaatttattaatgatgatactGGTTCAAGTAAAGTACAAAAATGTTCTAGTggattgaatttaattgaattgattgaaaaattcaatggGGATATTTCCCGTCAATCAGATTTACGAATTGTTAatgttattattgaatcGGAAAAATATCGTGAAACTACTTTAGAATCAATTGTGGGGAAATCtaataatgttgttgttcgATTGAAATatagaaaaattgataatgatgataatgatagaATGgttaaagaaaaacaagaagaagcaaTTAGATTACATATTGAACAAGAGAGTATtagaaagaagaaggttCATGAACAGGAGAAAGTAGAACAAAGTTTGAAAgaacagcagcaacagcaacagcaacagcaggtccaacaacaacagcaagaGCAGCAAGACAATAAAAATGTTGATGCTGTGGAAGACGCTATTATTGAAGACCCAAAAGAAGATCTACCACATGAAGTATCTTCCCTGAATGAGAGACAAGCAATTCAACCAAAACAGGAAAACTTGTCACATCCAACAATTgtacaaccacaacaataTACATttcaagaagaagaaatcaaagatACACCACAATTATACATTCCTTCCAATAAGCAACAAGCATTGTATGAAAATCCCGACGAAGATTACGAGTTGACGTTAAATCAAGCGAAAACATATCAAAATATGATTAGAGATTCTGCTAAAAGAAAACCTAAATCAAAAGGAGATAAACCAATTAGTTTACCtaataaatatcaaattaGAATCAAATTTCCTGATGCATCAATTttacaaatcaattttattgaaaatgttcATGAGATCaaatttggtaatttaattaaaaaaattgatgaattattattaccaaaatttattaatatttataatttaaaacaTGGTCATCCACCATTTAAAACCATTGATATGTCTtattctaataataatgagtatttatataatttacCTGATTTCCAACAAGAAAGAATCATGCTTATTTGGGAATTACAAAAACCcgatttgaatttaaaagGACCCtatattaaaaatgataatttaaacATAAAACAAAGTGAAGAATTACCTGAAAGAGTGTTAGAAAGACATAGAGGAGAATTACCAAGTGGAACcgataatgaaaaaagagttaatacaccaagaagtaacaccaccaccaccaccaccgaCAATGATTCTAAATCTACgaaaaaaccaaaagttCCCAAATGGTTTAAAATGAAATAG
- the GCN4 gene encoding amino acid starvation-responsive transcription factor (bZIP transcription factor; amino acid control response; required for Efg1-dependent pseudohyphal induction by amino acid starvation, not by serum; human whole blood and PMN induced; required for biofilm formation; Spider biofilm induced), with protein MPATTPIIYEDSLFESQDLFASPFKQQHQKVDTVATKNEIGLELNLGLPEMQKASETVSTPFQIHSSVLESVFSTNLDGVNDIDHTPMFDELDLIMDGAKVNSSEDWVALFGDDNDDGVAIAGATSKEPMLSLNEDNENNDDDADDDDDDDDALVPREDTIEALLLEPSPNRTISAATSASTSSLNSPESTIATTVTAGGEVVVASKKQFQLVTPNPSSTLPTPLLDSKNSKKRVKVDHLGCVTYSKKHRSQPLQPIVVDDIKDAAALKRAKNTEAARRSRARKMERMSQLEDKVENLINEKQALQDQVERLQELLRVNGIQF; from the coding sequence ATGCCTGCTACTACTCCTATTATTTATGAAGATTCTTTATTTGAATCTCAAGATTTATTTGCTTCTCCatttaaacaacaacatcaaaagGTTGATACTGTTGCTACCAAAAACGAAATTGGTTTGGAATTAAATTTAGGTTTACCAGAAATGCAAAAGGCTTCAGAAACTGTTTCCACTCCATTTCAAATCCATTCCAGTGTATTGGAGTCGGTTTTCAGCACCAATTTGGATGGAGTCAATGATATTGATCATACTCCAATgtttgatgaattggatttgattaTGGACGGAGCCAAAGTCAATTCATCAGAAGATTGGGTTGCTCTTTTTGGAGATGacaatgatgatggtgTTGCTATAGCTGGTGCTACTAGCAAAGAACCAATGTTATCATTGAATGAAGATAACGAGAACAATGATGACGACGctgatgacgatgatgatgatgatgatgctCTTGTTCCAAGAGAAGATACTATTGAAGCTTTATTATTGGAACCATCACCAAATCGTACCATTTCTGCTGCTACTTCTGCTTCTACTTCATCATTAAACAGTCCAGAAAGTACTATTGCTACCACAGTCACTGCTGGTGgtgaagttgttgttgcaagTAAAAAGcaatttcaattggtaACACCAAATCCTTCATCCACTTTACCAACACCATTATTGGATTCTAAAAATTCTAAAAAAAGAGTTAAAGTTGATCATTTGGGTTGTGTTACCTATTCGAAAAAACATAGATCTCAACCTTTACAACcgattgttgttgatgacaTTAAAGATGCTGCTGCTTTGAAAAGAGCTAAAAATACTGAAGCTGCTAGAAGATCCAGAGCTCGTAAAATGGAAAGAATGAGTCAATTGGAAGATAAAGTTgagaatttgattaatgaaAAGCAAGCTTTACAAGATCAAGTTGAAAGATTACAAGAATTGTTAAGAGTTAATggtattcaattttaa
- the FCY21 gene encoding purine-cytosine permease (High affinity, high capacity, hypoxanthine-adenine-guanine-cytosine/H+ symporter; similar to S. cerevisiae Fcy2; mutation confers resistance to 5-fluorocytosine (5-FC); flow model biofilm induced), which produces MSSDPEKNLGMPEKTSVNSYDSMDPSSSSSGADAEIETTKLNFIDRWAHKLNAETKGIELVTDEEKTDTSFWNLATMWLSANLVIATFSLGALGITVFGLAFGQAVLVIIFFSILGGFPVAFFSCFGSALGLRQMLLSKFLIGDLTTRLFAAINVVACVGWGAVNTMSSAQLLHIVNNGTLPPWAGCLIIVVCTVLVTFFGYHVIHAYEKWAWIPNLIIFIIIIVRFAMTNKFTSKSFEGGETTAGNVLSFGGTVFGFATGWTTYSSDYVVYHPRNTNSWKIFFSIFFGLLTPLMFTLILGAACATGIAGDPEWTRLYKEDSVGGLVYAILVHDSLHGFGQFCCVVLALSTVANNVPNMYSMALSAQTVWAGFRKIPRVAWTIAGNGATLAICIPAYYKFEAVMENFMNLISYYLSIYESIMFASHFIWNSGRFDGYDYERWNDKEAYPVGYAGVFGFACGVAGVVLGMNQTWYSGVIGRRIGEFGGDIGFELAIGFAFIGFNVARYFEKKYIR; this is translated from the coding sequence ATGTCTAGTGATCCTGAAAAGAATTTAGGAATGCCAGAAAAGACTTCGGTCAATCTGTATGATTCCATGGACCCATCTTCCTCATCATCGGGTGCAGATGcagaaattgaaacaacaaaattaaatttcaTTGATAGATGGGCACATAAATTAAATGCTGAAACTAAAGGTATTGAATTAGTcactgatgaagaaaaaactgATACTTCATTTTGGAATTTAGCCACCATGTGGTTAAGTGCAAATTTAGTCATTGcaactttttcattagGTGCTCTTGGTATAACCGTATTTGGATTAGCTTTTGGTCAAGCAGTATTAGtgattattttcttttcaatactAGGTGGGTTCCCCGTGGCATTTTTTTCATGTTTTGGATCAGCTTTAGGATTAAGACAAATGTTATTATCGAAATTTCTTATTGGTGATCTTACTACAAGACTTTTTGCTGCTATTAATGTTGTTGCTTGTGTTGGTTGGGGTGCAGTTAATACCATGTCTTCAGCTCAATTATTGCatattgttaataatgGGACTTTACCACCTTGGGCTGGTTGtcttattattgttgtttgtacCGTTTTGGTGACATTTTTTGGATATCATGTTATTCATGCTTATGAAAAATGGGCCTGGATtccaaatttgattattttcattattataattgttAGATTTGCCATGACAAATAAATTCACTAGTAAATCATTTGAAGGTGGTGAAACTACTGCTGGTAATGTTTTAAGTTTTGGTGGTACAGTTTTCGGGTTCGCCACGGGTTGGACTACTTATCTGAGTGATTATGTTGTTTATCATCCTCGTAATACTAATTCTTGGAAGATTTTTTTCAGTATTTTCTTTGGATTATTAACTCCATTAATGTTTACTTTAATATTGGGTGCTGCTTGTGCCACTGGTATTGCTGGTGATCCAGAATGGACTAGATTATATAAGGAAGATTCTGTTGGTGGGTTAGTTTATGCCATTTTGGTTCATGATTCTTTACATGGATTTGGTCAATTTTGTTGTGTTGTTTTGGCTTTATCTACTGTGGCTAATAATGTTCCTAATATGTATTCTATGGCTTTATCAGCTCAAACTGTTTGGGCTGGTTTCAGAAAAATCCCAAGAGTTGCTTGGACTATTGCTGGTAATGGTGCCACTTTAGCCATTTGTATCCCCGcatattataaatttgaagCCGTTATGGAAAATTTTATGAATTTAATTTCCtattatttatcaatttatgaAAGTATAATGTTTGCATCTCATTTCATTTGGAATAGTGGTAGATTTGATGGATATGATTATGAAAGATGGAATGATAAAGAAGCTTACCCTGTTGGTTATGCTGGAGTTTTCGGATTTGCTTGTGGTGTTGCTGGGGTTGTTTTAGGTATGAATCAAACTTGGTATAGTGGTGTTATTGGTAGAAGAATTGGTGAATTTGGTGGTGATATTGGATTTGAACTAGCTATTGGATTTGCCTTTATTGGGTTTAATGTCGCtagatattttgaaaagaaatatattcGATAG
- a CDS encoding thiosulfate sulfurtransferase (Ortholog(s) have thiosulfate sulfurtransferase activity, role in tRNA wobble position uridine thiolation and mitochondrion localization), with translation MSRSFLTTITPSAYRALLSTSNPSKRVIAIDATWYMPNNPKNAKQEFIKERIPNSKFFDLDKYIDPTSPYPHMLPSNISIMEQAYKDLQLNLNDSIVVYDKLGIFSSPRAAWTFSLFGHPKVYLLDNYLNYKQSEYPIDGNPPPIEEEEQNKGEIENLVNPVKLDQDQFNENYKQQVIEYEELLDLVTKKKNNGYGLKDYLLLDARSLDRFIGKANEPRPGLSSGHIPGAINLPFNTLLTGNNNQFKNKQEILEIFHEKNILNGNGDGNGDDKIENLLTNYPKGIIVMCGTGVTAVILKFGIECILKLNVPVRVYDGSWTEWASRAPSEYIQKDI, from the coding sequence ATGTCGAGATCATttttaacaacaattactCCATCAGCATATAGAGCATTATTATCTACATCCAATCCATCAAAACGAGTAATCGCCATAGATGCAACTTGGTATATGCCCAATAATCCCAAAAATGCTAAACAAGAATTCATTAAAGAACGTATTCCAAATctgaaattttttgatttagataaatatattgatcCAACCAGTCCATATCCTCATATGTTACCATCaaatatatcaattatGGAACAAGCTTATAaagatttacaattgaatttaaatgattcaattgttgtatATGATAAATTGGGTATATTTCTGAGTCCTCGTGCCGCTTGgactttttcattatttggtCATCCTAAAGTATATTTATTAgataattatttaaattataaacaatCAGAATATCCAATTGATGGAAACCCTCCaccaattgaagaagaagaacaaaacAAGGGAGAAATCGAGAATCTTGTTAATCCAGTTAAACTTGATCAAGatcaatttaatgaaaattataaacaacaagttattgaatatgaagaattattagacttggttacaaaaaaaaaaaataatggatATGGATTGAAAGATTATTTACTTTTAGATGCTAGATCATTAGATCGATTCATTGGTAAAGCCAATGAACCAAGACCAGGATTAAGTTCTGGTCATATCCCTGGTGCAATCAATTTACCATTCAATACATTATTAActggtaataataatcaattcaaaaataaacaagaaattttagaaattttccatgaaaaaaatattctaaatggtaatggtgatggtaatggtgatgataaaattgaaaatttattaacaaattaTCCTAAAGGGATTATAGTCATGTGTGGAACTGGTGTTACTGCTgttattttaaaatttggtattgaatgtattttgaaattaaatgttCCTGTTCGTGTTTATGATGGTAGTTGGACAGAATGGGCTTCAAGAGCACCTTCTGAATACATTCAAAAAgatatttaa
- a CDS encoding uncharacterized protein (Putative protein of unknown function; stationary phase enriched protein), giving the protein MTTTVPLIYSFPEFLGVADAVADHIITAQNQTLYNTTDLDQIELIKQRSGNTPSHTPRHSQSGIELPSTTASGALNTPLSRNGSSPKLNNNNGNTTTTSSSGRPKKEKKIQKKQEVRFKIAISGGSLIKILHQGLLPRQKYIEWDKWDIYFADERLVPFESPDSNYGQAKREIFDLITGDKKPRIFHVDESLIDDSQEAADEYEKQLINNFAKKDSVKLPLFDLFLLGCAPDGHIASLFPNHGEQLREKLAWVLPVSNAPSGPENRITLSIPVICHSARVTFVVEGLTKAPIIKTIMERPEKGLPSSIVNEGAAGRVSWFVDDDALNDLFDITKKKYKYLSIPEPSH; this is encoded by the coding sequence ATGACTACAACAGTTCCattgatttattcatttcCTGAGTTTTTAGGAGTTGCTGATGCAGTTGCTGATCATATTATTACTGctcaaaatcaaacactTTACAATACTACTGATCTTGATCAAATTGAACTAATCAAACAAAGATCAGGTAATACCCCTTCACATACTCCAAGACATAGTCAAAGTGGTATAGAATTGCCTTCAACTACAGCATCAGGCGCGTTGAATACTCCACTATCAAGAAATGGATCATCAcctaaattgaataataacaacggaaacactaccactactagtagtagtggtagacctaaaaaggaaaagaaaattcaaaaaaaacaagaagttCGATTTAAAATTGCCATTTCTGGTGgttcattaataaaaattttacaTCAAGGATTATTACCAAgacaaaaatatattgaatgGGATAAATGGGATATTTATTTTGCTGATGAAAGATTAGTACCGTTTGAAAGTCCTGATTCAAATTATGGTCAAGCTAAAAgagaaatatttgatttaattacTGGTGATAAAAAACCAAGAATATTCCATGTTGATgaatcattaattgatgattctCAAGAAGCTGCTgatgaatatgaaaaacaattgattaataattttgctAAAAAAGATTCGGTGAAATTAcctttatttgatttatttttattaggTTGTGCACCGGATGGTCATATTGCTTCATTATTTCCTAATCATGGTGAACAATTGAGAGAAAAATTAGCTTGGGTTTTACCAGTATCAAATGCTCCTCTGGGACCAGAAAATAGAATAACTTTATCTATCCCAGTTATATGTCATTCCGCAAGAGTGacatttgttgttgaaggGTTAACTAAGGCaccaattattaaaacCATTATGGAAAGACCAGAAAAAGGTTTACCAAGTTCAATTGTTAATGAAGGTGCTGCTGGTAGAGTGAGTTggtttgttgatgatgatgcattgaatgatttgtttgatataactaaaaagaaatacaaatatTTATCTATACCTGAACCAAGTcattaa
- a CDS encoding uncharacterized protein (Protein with a PI31 proteasome regulator domain; Hap43-repressed; flow model biofilm induced), translating into MTINNYFQLTFYLVSQYINEIYPTSEGFKQVQFTDDTKLKQVKLFKGEEQLLILSFTEISETQSLVNLLNIVGRLDNALINWEWFITDSDYTVKFPIDASKIPQDLIDKFKTKFRLIVDDEKVSSIFSNTPKGPIIEEHTDSESIRSPTPELPYNPVATTATATQPQPQPPAAAHPDNSIFTGSSVSTTKRPSDMPDFDDEYEIKNPPPPQPLTNQLGRNNNNNNNNVIPSIGSDDLNPPGIPQHPTLTPFIDPLQNSQGQHQGMYPTSDHPIFGQHQQGQGPNSRAPPGARFDDPFGGSSSEGPFGGPSGNPFGGSSGGHFGGI; encoded by the coding sequence ATGACTATTAACAATTATTTCCAATTGactttttatttggtaTCTCAATATATAAATGAGATATATCCTACATCTGAAGGGTTTAAACAAGTTCAATTCACTGATGACACTAAACTTAAACAAgtgaaattgtttaaaggtgaagaacaattattgatattaagTTTTACAGAAATTTCTGAAACTCAATCATTagtcaatttattaaatattgttgGTAGATTAGATAATgctttaattaattggGAATGGTTTATTACTGATAGCGATTATACCGTTAAATTCCCTATTGATGCTTCAAAAATCCCTcaagatttaattgataaatttaaaacaaaatttagATTAATcgttgatgatgaaaaagttaGTTCTATATTTAGTAATACACCTAAAGGTCCAATAATTGAAGAACACACTGATTCGGAAAGTATTAGATCTCCAACTCCGGAATTACCATACAATCCAGttgcaacaacagcaacagcaacacaaccacaaccGCAACCACCAGCAGCTGCACATCCAGATAATTCGATATTTACAGGATCATCTGTTTCTACTACGAAAAGACCTCTGGATATGCCTGATTTTGACGATGAATACGAAATTAAAaatccaccaccaccacaaccatTAACTAATCAATTGGGGagaaataacaataataacaataacaatgtAATACCATCAATTGGATCAGATGATTTAAATCCACCAGGGATTCCTCAACATCCTACTTTAACACCATTTATAGATCCTTTACAAAATTCTCAAGGTCAACATCAAGGAATGTATCCTACTTCAGATCATCCTATTTTCGgtcaacatcaacaagGACAAGGCCCTAATTCGAGAGCTCCACCTGGTGCTAGATTTGATGATCCATTTGGTGGAAGTTCTTCGGAAGGACCATTTGGTGGTCCACTGGGTAATCCATTTGGCGGATCACTGGGTGGTCATTTTGGCGGTATTTAA